The Candidatus Poribacteria bacterium genomic interval TAGCCGTTTTGACGAATCCGGATGAAGTGGCAGATGAGGTGATTGTAAATCCGGATGAAGTCGTTGTAGATCCGGATGAGGTTGAGGAGACGGGTGCAACGTCGGCTGAAGATGTTTATGACCCGGAAGTTGCGAGAGAACTATTTGAAATTACCTGCTCCCTCTGCCACGACCTGTCAGACGTTGATAATGTCCCACCGACATCGGAAGCGGAAACCACGGAACTTATCGCTCGCATGATCGACAACGGGCTTTTCCTTGAAGAGGAAGATATCAAAATCATCGCTCGATATCTGAATGAGACCTATGTGAATCCCTGAAATGACTAGGCTCTGTTGACATCTGTGTGAGATGTGTCTGTCATTTGCCAATAAACACCCAACCCCTACGAGTTGCCGTTCAGCCTAATTTTAGCATTTCTGCTAAAAAATTACGTTATCCTCACGATCGATTGCTCTCCAACTCGGTCATCATCCGCAGATTCAACAGATGGGTCATGGTGCCTCCCGCTGCGGGAATCAATCGTCCTGTGTCGTATATCTTCATCGCAGCGACAGCGGCATAGGCGATATCGTCGGGTTTGCCCGGTCTAACCATGAAAACATATCCCTTTTTCGATGCTTCTTCATAGTCTGGAATACGGATCCGCGATAGATCTGTGTCGATGACCCCCGCCTCGATGCCGTTGACTTTGATCCCCTCTTCTGCTAATCTGCCTGCGTAGACCTTCATATCCATCTCCAAACCCGCTTTGGAAATGCAGTAGGCAGCACGGTTGTCAGAGGCGAGCGAGTCTGAAATAGATAGGGTATAAACAATACACCCCCGAATCTCCTCGGCAATCATGTAATTCGCAACCCGTTGCGTCAAAA includes:
- a CDS encoding SDR family oxidoreductase, which gives rise to QHQKLLDTAVDAFGRVDILVNNAGITRIADILEESEEDFDILIKTNLKAPHFLTQRVANYMIAEEIRGCIVYTLSISDSLASDNRAAYCISKAGLEMDMKVYAGRLAEEGIKVNGIEAGVIDTDLSRIRIPDYEEASKKGYVFMVRPGKPDDIAYAAVAAMKIYDTGRLIPAAGGTMTHLLNLRMMTELESNRS